The following coding sequences lie in one Leucobacter allii genomic window:
- a CDS encoding 4-hydroxybenzoate 3-monooxygenase, whose product MTERTRVAIVGAGPAGLVLSHLLAEAGIDSIVVDARGREEIEHTIRAGILEQGTVEVLDGIPGSRARTVGQRHDGIELRFAEPGGEAQGHRIDFADLVGRGVWLYPQHEVLRDLIAARLAAGQDLRFGATVTEVTGVDSARPTVRGARADGTPFEIVADFVVGADGSRSVVRPSVTGDSRSGGYFREYPFAWFGILCEAPPSSEELIYSNAADGFALISQRSETVQRMYFQCDPDTDPNALDDAEIWERLQARVPGTRLAEGPIFQRDVLRFRSFVSHELRRGRAALVGDAAHTVPPTGAKGMNLAIADVLLLADALRRLLLEDDPRGVDGYAEAASQRIWKAQHFSWWMTSMLHVAPDASDFDRRRQIGELRSVVESEAGRRYLAEAYTGWPLRAAV is encoded by the coding sequence ATGACCGAACGGACCCGGGTCGCCATCGTAGGAGCGGGGCCGGCCGGCCTCGTCCTCTCCCACCTGCTCGCCGAGGCGGGCATCGACTCGATCGTCGTCGATGCGCGCGGCCGAGAGGAGATCGAGCACACGATTCGCGCGGGCATCCTCGAGCAGGGCACCGTCGAGGTGCTCGACGGGATCCCGGGCAGCCGCGCCCGCACCGTCGGCCAGCGGCACGACGGCATCGAGCTGCGCTTCGCGGAGCCGGGGGGCGAGGCGCAGGGGCACCGCATCGACTTCGCCGATCTCGTCGGGCGCGGCGTCTGGCTCTACCCGCAGCACGAGGTGCTGCGGGATCTCATCGCCGCGCGGCTCGCCGCCGGGCAGGACCTGCGATTCGGGGCGACCGTCACGGAGGTCACGGGCGTCGACTCGGCCCGGCCGACCGTGCGCGGCGCCCGCGCCGACGGCACCCCCTTCGAGATCGTCGCCGACTTCGTCGTCGGCGCCGACGGATCGCGCAGCGTCGTCCGCCCGTCCGTCACCGGGGACTCCCGCTCGGGCGGGTACTTCCGCGAGTACCCCTTCGCGTGGTTCGGCATCCTCTGTGAGGCGCCGCCGAGCTCCGAGGAGCTCATCTACAGCAATGCCGCCGACGGCTTCGCGCTCATCAGCCAGCGCTCCGAGACCGTGCAGCGCATGTACTTCCAGTGCGATCCCGACACCGACCCGAACGCCCTCGACGATGCCGAGATCTGGGAGCGCCTGCAGGCGCGCGTCCCCGGCACCCGGCTCGCCGAGGGGCCGATCTTCCAGCGCGACGTGCTCCGCTTCCGCAGCTTCGTCTCCCACGAGCTGCGACGCGGTCGCGCGGCGCTCGTCGGCGACGCGGCGCACACCGTCCCGCCCACCGGGGCCAAGGGCATGAACCTTGCGATCGCCGACGTGCTGCTCCTCGCCGACGCGCTGCGCCGCCTCCTGCTCGAGGACGACCCGCGCGGCGTCGACGGCTACGCAGAGGCCGCCTCCCAGCGCATCTGGAAGGCGCAGCACTTCTCCTGGTGGATGACGAGCATGCTGCACGTCGCCCCCGATGCGAGCGACTTCGACCGCCGCCGCCAGATCGGGGAGCTCCGCTCCGTCGTCGAGTCGGAGGCGGGCCGGCGCTACCTCGCCGAGGCCTACACCGGCTGGCCGCTGCGCGCCGCGGTGTGA